One window of the Rosa rugosa chromosome 3, drRosRugo1.1, whole genome shotgun sequence genome contains the following:
- the LOC133739123 gene encoding serine carboxypeptidase-like 18: MKDSERYIMNITMLQQVLILVVLFNVVSSTSIIKTLPGFSGDLPFKLETGYVGVGDLDDVQLFYYFIESEGSPEYDPLVLWLTGGPGCSGFSALVYENIGPLSFDPANSIGNKPQLKLNPYSWTKVANIIFLDAPVGTGYSYAKTWEGYSNMSDTLSAAETYEFLRKWFMEHPKFLENALYVAGDSYSGIVLPIIVQEISDGNEDGRHPPMNIQGYVLGNPGTDLDVDENYRVPFAFRKALISDELYQSLKTNCKGEYVNVDPNNALCVDDLDQYNECIADINKAQILEPYCTVNSPNPLGSERDSEDLNQDSVNLLSLPQLSRPWCRSYIYRFSYIWANDKTVQDALHVREGSIKDWQRCNKSLSASYISDVSSSLVYHQNLIKKGYRVLIYSGDHDMLIPYLGTIAWIESLNLTVDSSWKPWFVNGQIAGYRVQYTYKKYQLTFTTIKGGGHTAPEYKPEECLAMISRWFTFYPL, translated from the exons ATGAAGGATTCTGAGAGGTACATCATGAACATCACCATGTTGCAACAAGTACTCATTCTGGTGGTTCTTTTTAACGTTGTTTCATCAACTTCCATCATCAAGACGCTACCAGGCTTCTCCGGTGACCTCCCCTTCAAACTCGAAACTGG GTACGTTGGAGTAGGTGACTTGGATGATGTGCAGCTATTCTATTACTTCATTGAATCTGAGGGTAGTCCTGAGTATGACCCTCTTGTGCTTTGGCTCACTGGTGGTCCTGGTTGTTCTGGGTTTTCTGCTCTTGTCTATGAAAATATAG GTCCACTATCATTTGACCCTGCAAATTCCATTGGCAACAAGCCACAGTTGAAGTTGAACCCATACTCATGGACAAAG GTCGCCAACATTATATTCTTAGATGCACCTGTGGGCACTGGTTACTCATATGCAAAAACTTGGGAAGGATACAGCAATATGAGTGACACATTATCAGCTGCAGAGACTTATGAATTTCTCAGAAAG TGGTTTATGGAACACCCCAAGTTCCTCGAAAATGCACTCTATGTTGCCGGAGATTCTTATTCCGGCATTGTTCTTCCTATTATTGTTCAGGAAATATCTGATG GTAATGAAGATGGCCGTCACCCACCAATGAATATCCAA GGATATGTGCTTGGTAATCCAGGAACAGACTTAGATGTCGATGAGAATTACAGAGTTCCATTTGCTTTCAGAAAAGCGCTTATATCAGATGAACTATACCAG tcactcaaaacaaatTGTAAGGGTGAGTATGTCAATGTTGATCCAAACAATGCGTTGTGTGTAGATGATCTTGACCAATACAATGAG TGTATCGCAGACATAAACAAAGCCCAAATATTGGAACCATATTGTACTGTTAATTCTCCAAATCCACTAGGGTCAGAGCGGGATTCAGAAGATCTCAATCAAGACTCTGTAAATCTCCTTTCTCTTCCTCAACTTTCCAGGCCATGGTGTCGA AGTTACATTTATCGTTTCTCTTATATTTGGGCAAATGATAAAACTGTTCAAGATGCTCTTCACGTTCGGGAG GGAAGCATCAAGGACTGGCAGAGATGCAACAAGAGCTTATCGGCTTCATATATATCTGATGTTTCTTCTAGTCTGGTTTATCATCAGAACCTCATAAAAAAAGGCTATAGAGTTCTGATATACAG TGGTGATCATGACATGTTGATTCCATATTTGGGTACTATTGCTTGGATAGAATCTCTAAACTTGACAGTTGACAGTAGTTGGAAACCATGGTTCGTGAATGGACAAATCGCAGG ATACAGAGTGCAGTATACATATAAAAAGTACCAGTTGACATTTACAACTATAAAG GGAGGGGGTCATACAGCTCCAGAGTACAAACCTGAAGAATGTCTTGCTATGATAAGTAGGTGGTTCACATTCTACCCTCTGTAG